Proteins encoded in a region of the Nicotiana tomentosiformis chromosome 9, ASM39032v3, whole genome shotgun sequence genome:
- the LOC104087736 gene encoding uncharacterized protein has protein sequence MLHTEPSFCIYNSEENQDLLGSDGQIIRSVTIGDNISDIGGSDFSFGEKGMGLIEEGENEEVEKEDEKERVFDGVNELGIEESGTVISSKYLATGFGVDGNSVNSGGVDFAPSDFDGIGDVEEYYKRVLKEEPSNPLFLRNYAQLLQSKGDLSGAERSYFQATLADPKDGDTLSQYAKLVWEVHRDKDIASDCFERAVHAAPENSDVLAAYASFLWDINDDESEDEMNMQSDKTKIEVTEEATASRDLDYEEDNRPVSSPLHLAAGLGIGDNRVGGDSPVDYTAAVSDMDGNAEEYYRRMIKENPHNPVLLRNYAQFLCQTKGDLLSAEEYYSRAIVADPTDGETISHYAMLIWQLHRDKSKASSYFKRAVEASPENSDALAAYARFLWETEEDEDEDETLGNHNGAPLLQGVVAANA, from the exons ATGTTGCATACAGAACCATCATTTTGTATATATAATTCTGAAGAAAATCAAGATTTGTTGGGAAGTGATGGGCAGATAATAAGGTCTGTGACAATAGGGGATAATATATCAGATATAGGTGGTAGTGATTTCAGCTTTGGGGAAAAGGGAATGGGTTTGATTGAGGAAGGTGAAAATGAAGAAGTTGAAAAAGAAGATGAAAAAGAAAGGGTTTTTGATGGGGTTAATGAACTTGGAATTGAAGAGAGTGGAACAGTAATTAGTTCAAAGTACCTTGCTACTGGATTTGGGGTTGATGGCAATAGTGTAAATAGTGGTGGGGTTGACTTTGCACCTTCAGATTTTGATGGAATTGGAGATGTTGAGGAATATTATAAAAGGGTTCTTAAAGAAGAGCCTTCCAACCCTTTGTTTTTAAGGAATTATGCTCAACTTTTGCAG TCAAAGGGAGATCTTTCTGGAGCTGAGCGCTCTTACTTTCAAGCTACACTAGCAGATCCAAAAGATGGAGATACCTTGTCACAGTATGCTAAATTGGTATGGGAGGTGCACCGTGATAAAGATATTGCATCGGATTGCTTTGAACGTGCAGTTCATGCTGCTCCTGAAAACAG CGATGTTCTTGCAGCATATGCCAGTTTTCTTTGGGATATCAATGATGACGAAAGTGAGGACGAAATGAACATGCAGAGTGATAAGACTAAG ATTGAGGTGACTGAGGAAGCTACTGCATCACGAGACCTGGATTACGAAGAAGATAACAGACCTGTTAGCTCTCCCTTACATCTTGCAGCAGGACTTGGAATTGGGGATAATAGAGTTGGTGGTGACTCCCCCGTTGATTATACTGCAGCTGTATCTGATATGGACGGAAATGCTGAGGAGTATTACAGGAGAATGATCAAAGAAAATCCTCATAACCCTGTGCTTTTAAGAAACTATGCGCAGTTTCTTTGTCAG ACCAAGGGAGACCTACTAAGTGCTGAAGAATATTACTCGCGTGCAATAGTAGCGGATCCTACTGATGGAGAAACTATTTCACATTATGCCATGTTGATATGGCAACTTCATCGTGACAAATCTAAAGCCTCATCCTACTTTAAGAGGGCAGTTGAAGCTTCTCCAGAAAATAG CGATGCGCTTGCTGCATATGCTAGATTTCTCTGGGAAACAGAGGAAGATGAAGACGAAGATGAAACATTAGGCAATCACAATGGAGCACCACTTCTTCAAGGAGTTGTGGCTGCAAATGCCTAA
- the LOC104087737 gene encoding nuclear transport factor 2-like isoform X1: protein MATPFHLPVTAAQVGTYFVGQYYQMLQTQPDFVHQFYSDASTVLRIDSSTRETASGMLQIHTLVMSLHYTGIEIKTLHSLESWNGGVLVMVSGSVHVKGINRSRKFVQTFFLAPQEKGYFVLNDIFHYVDEEQVLQHPVPYLGQTSLDSKLNVSTTIQEQVPNYMLGGEIQAREFAAPPKIQDNGPVNNYSFPDERLQHVPEAEKILEDNFAAQSNGSLQSTINAVQEHLSSPIEEPVAEPQKHTYASILQVTKGQSAQGGPAQFSFNKPTPPPSEWQHVPEPPALSSVPLTNAIERSITEATEEASAVEDEVEVKSVYVKNVPTTMAAYEIEEEFKKFGKLKPDAVAIRTRKDIDVCYAFVEFEDVTGVQNAIEASTVQIGGHQLYIEGRRPNRNNLIRGRGRGRGRVSYSMDGRGRYGSRGFGRAGQDGGDRDYGRSRGNGYYRQAPRQERAYTGNQQSLRNEQYSWE from the exons ATGGCGACGCCTTTTCACTTGCCAGTCACTGCTGCTCAG GTCGGGACGTACTTCGTGGGCCAGTATTATCAGATGTTACAGACCCAACCCGATTTTGTTCACCAGTTTTACAGTGATGCTAGTACCGTGCTTCGAATTGATTCCAGCACCAGGGAGACTGCTTCAGGGATGCTG CAAATCCACACCCTCGTCATGTCGCTCCATTATACTGGGATAGAGATTAAAACACTGCATTCCTTGGAATCATGGAATGGTGGTGTCCTAGTGATGGTTTCAGGTTCTGTCCACGTGAAAGGTATCAACAGGAGTAGGAAGTTCGTACAAACATTTTTCCTTGCACCCCAGGAAAAGGGATACTTTGTCCTCAATGATATCTTTCACTATGTTGATGAGGAACAAGTTCTTCAGCATCCGGTGCCCTATCTAGGGCAGACTAGCCTCGATTCCAAGCTGAATGTCTCCACTACAATTCAAGAGCAAG TACCCAACTACATGCTTGGTGGAGAAATCCAGGCAAGGGAGTTTGCTGCTCCTCCTAAAATTCAAGATAATGGGCCTGTCAATAACTACAGTTTTCCGGACGAACGGCTACAACATGTCCCTGAAGCCGAGAAGATCCTTGAAGATAATTTTGCAGCACAGTCAAACGGCTCATTACAAAGTACAATTAATGCAGTACAAGAACATTTATCCAGTCCTATTGAGGAACCAGTTGCAGAGCCCCAAAAGCACACTTATGCTTCTATT TTACAGGTTACTAAAGGGCAGTCTGCACAAGGAGGACCAGCCCAGTTTTCTTTCAACAAACCTACACCCCCTCCTTCAGAGTGGCAACATGTGCCAGAGCCTCCTGCTCTGTCATCGGTTCCATTGACTAATGCTATTGAGAGGTCTATAACAGAGGCAACAGAAGAGGCTTCAGCTGTGGAAGATGAAG TTGAAGTCAAGTCTGTATATGTCAAAAATGTGCCTACAACGATGGCAGCTTATGAAATCGAGGAGGAATTCAAAAAGTTTGGTAAACTAAAACCTGATGCTGTTGCCATTAGAACGCGAAAG GACATTGATGTGTGCTATGCATTTGTCGAATTTGAAGATGTAACTGGTGTTCAGAATGCAATTGAG GCATCTACTGTTCAGATTGGTGGACACCAGTTGTACATTGAAGGGAGGAGACCAAACAGAAACAACTTAATTCGAGGAA GAGGAAGGGGTAGAGGCAGAGTTAGCTACTCCATGGACGGGAGGGGACGCTATGGCAGCCGTGGGTTTGGCAGAGCTGGTCAAGATGGAGGTGACCGTGACTACGGAAGATCAAGAGGAAATGGTTACTATAGACAAGCTCCTCGGCAAGAAAGAGCTTACACTGGCAATCAGCAAAGCTTGAGAAATGAGCAGTACTCATGGGAATAA
- the LOC104087737 gene encoding nuclear transport factor 2-like isoform X2: protein MATPFHLPVTAAQVGTYFVGQYYQMLQTQPDFVHQFYSDASTVLRIDSSTRETASGMLQIHTLVMSLHYTGIEIKTLHSLESWNGGVLVMVSGSVHVKGINRSRKFVQTFFLAPQEKGYFVLNDIFHYVDEEQVLQHPVPYLGQTSLDSKLNVSTTIQEQVPNYMLGGEIQAREFAAPPKIQDNGPVNNYSFPDERLQHVPEAEKILEDNFAAQSNGSLQSTINAVQEHLSSPIEEPVAEPQKHTYASIVTKGQSAQGGPAQFSFNKPTPPPSEWQHVPEPPALSSVPLTNAIERSITEATEEASAVEDEVEVKSVYVKNVPTTMAAYEIEEEFKKFGKLKPDAVAIRTRKDIDVCYAFVEFEDVTGVQNAIEASTVQIGGHQLYIEGRRPNRNNLIRGRGRGRGRVSYSMDGRGRYGSRGFGRAGQDGGDRDYGRSRGNGYYRQAPRQERAYTGNQQSLRNEQYSWE from the exons ATGGCGACGCCTTTTCACTTGCCAGTCACTGCTGCTCAG GTCGGGACGTACTTCGTGGGCCAGTATTATCAGATGTTACAGACCCAACCCGATTTTGTTCACCAGTTTTACAGTGATGCTAGTACCGTGCTTCGAATTGATTCCAGCACCAGGGAGACTGCTTCAGGGATGCTG CAAATCCACACCCTCGTCATGTCGCTCCATTATACTGGGATAGAGATTAAAACACTGCATTCCTTGGAATCATGGAATGGTGGTGTCCTAGTGATGGTTTCAGGTTCTGTCCACGTGAAAGGTATCAACAGGAGTAGGAAGTTCGTACAAACATTTTTCCTTGCACCCCAGGAAAAGGGATACTTTGTCCTCAATGATATCTTTCACTATGTTGATGAGGAACAAGTTCTTCAGCATCCGGTGCCCTATCTAGGGCAGACTAGCCTCGATTCCAAGCTGAATGTCTCCACTACAATTCAAGAGCAAG TACCCAACTACATGCTTGGTGGAGAAATCCAGGCAAGGGAGTTTGCTGCTCCTCCTAAAATTCAAGATAATGGGCCTGTCAATAACTACAGTTTTCCGGACGAACGGCTACAACATGTCCCTGAAGCCGAGAAGATCCTTGAAGATAATTTTGCAGCACAGTCAAACGGCTCATTACAAAGTACAATTAATGCAGTACAAGAACATTTATCCAGTCCTATTGAGGAACCAGTTGCAGAGCCCCAAAAGCACACTTATGCTTCTATT GTTACTAAAGGGCAGTCTGCACAAGGAGGACCAGCCCAGTTTTCTTTCAACAAACCTACACCCCCTCCTTCAGAGTGGCAACATGTGCCAGAGCCTCCTGCTCTGTCATCGGTTCCATTGACTAATGCTATTGAGAGGTCTATAACAGAGGCAACAGAAGAGGCTTCAGCTGTGGAAGATGAAG TTGAAGTCAAGTCTGTATATGTCAAAAATGTGCCTACAACGATGGCAGCTTATGAAATCGAGGAGGAATTCAAAAAGTTTGGTAAACTAAAACCTGATGCTGTTGCCATTAGAACGCGAAAG GACATTGATGTGTGCTATGCATTTGTCGAATTTGAAGATGTAACTGGTGTTCAGAATGCAATTGAG GCATCTACTGTTCAGATTGGTGGACACCAGTTGTACATTGAAGGGAGGAGACCAAACAGAAACAACTTAATTCGAGGAA GAGGAAGGGGTAGAGGCAGAGTTAGCTACTCCATGGACGGGAGGGGACGCTATGGCAGCCGTGGGTTTGGCAGAGCTGGTCAAGATGGAGGTGACCGTGACTACGGAAGATCAAGAGGAAATGGTTACTATAGACAAGCTCCTCGGCAAGAAAGAGCTTACACTGGCAATCAGCAAAGCTTGAGAAATGAGCAGTACTCATGGGAATAA
- the LOC104087738 gene encoding 28 kDa ribonucleoprotein, chloroplastic produces MAAAAATAVASSFSSTLHSIRSKTWPNYNSDHLLKVPSTRTPNIALISSAATASVHLFGSEVTSVAKKWRVVPRLAAAVAQEEAEAVTVEEEEAEAVAVEEEVVVEEKGGEGSEESSSEGEGVNTKLYFGNLPYLCDSAQLAGIVQDYATPELVEVLYDRETGKSRGFAFVTMSSLEDCKTVIENLDGREYGGRTLRVNFSDKPKPKEPLYPETEHKLFVGNLAWSVTSESLVQAFQEYGTVVGARVLYDGETGRSRGYGFVSYENREQLENALQNLNGVELDGRAMRISLAQGKKQ; encoded by the exons ATGGCGGCCGCAGCTGCCACAGCAGTAGCTTCTTCATTCTCCAGTACTCTTCATTCTATACGTTCTAAAACATGGCCTAATTATAACTCTGATCATCTCCTCAAAGTTCCATCCACTAGAACACCAAATATTGCATTAATTTCATCAGCAGCAACAGCATCAGTTCATTTATTTGGAAGTGAAGTGACATCAGTTGCTAAGAAGTGGAGGGTGGTGCCGAGGTTGGCGGCTGCGGTGGCGCAAGAGGAGGCCGAGGCGGTGACGGTGGAGGAGGAAGAGGCCGAGGCGGTGGCGGTTGAAGAGGAAGTGGTGGTGGAGGAAAAAGGAGGAGAGGGTTCTGAAGAGAGTAGTAGTGAAGGTGAAGGTGTAAATACTAAGCTTTATTTTGGGAATTTGCCGTATCTTTGTGATAGTGCACAACTTGCTGGGATTGTTCAAGATTATGCTACTCCTGAGCTTGTTGAG GTTCTTTATGATAGGGAAACAGGTAAAAGCAGAGGATTTGCATTTGTGACAATGAGTTCTCTTGAAGATTGCAAAACAGTAATCGAAAATCTAGACGGAAGA GAGTATGGTGGAAGAACCTTAAGGGTGAATTTCTCAGACAAGCCTAAACCAAAAGAACCACTTTACCCAGAAACTGAACACAAACTCTTTGTTGGTAATTTGGCCTGGTCAGTCACATCTGAAAGTTTGGTACAAGCATTTCAAGAATATGGAACTGTTGTTGGAGCTAGGGTACTATATGATGGTGAGACTGGGAGATCTCGTGGCTATGGTTTTGTGAGCTATGAGAATAGAGAACAATTGGAGAATGCCCTTCAAAATCTTAATGGAGTG GAACTGGATGGAAGGGCAATGCGCATTAGCTTAGCACAAGGGAAGAAACAATAA